From the genome of Methanofervidicoccus abyssi, one region includes:
- a CDS encoding MJ0307 family thioredoxin → MVKIIVFTSPMCPHCPPAKRVVEEVVTEMGKNIEVEYVDVMKEPEKAAEYGIMAVPTIVIDGEVAFVGAPTKEALREKIAKCI, encoded by the coding sequence ATGGTAAAAATAATAGTATTCACCTCTCCAATGTGTCCTCACTGTCCTCCTGCAAAGAGGGTTGTTGAAGAAGTAGTTACAGAGATGGGTAAAAATATAGAAGTAGAGTATGTAGATGTTATGAAGGAACCTGAAAAAGCTGCAGAGTATGGAATAATGGCAGTACCTACCATAGTAATCGATGGAGAAGTTGCCTTCGTTGGAGCACCTACAAAGGAAGCATTGAGAGAAAAAATAGCAAAATGTATCTAA
- a CDS encoding DsrE family protein, translated as MIREISVKGLRSPEILVASVLNKMKKGLLIVETEGEYQIKAIKDLADKMNYKIEVDNNVVKIHVGDIEASQSINVVGATCPGPIMMVSDVLEKIDVGEILEIIAGKNALTDLTEGLKGIGHEILSVEELEDGNYRILVKKGKKKEEELKSVNIDEIFIINTTGTGNAERAYSTFMMADIALRMKLKPTIFLMLDGVSLAQKGECDKVKHPAFPKLSDLVKEVVKKGVKIYVCELSAQFRGISRENLEEGFEIAGAPTFFNYLSKPNVRPVWL; from the coding sequence ATGATAAGGGAGATATCTGTCAAGGGCTTAAGAAGTCCCGAAATATTGGTAGCATCCGTACTCAATAAGATGAAGAAGGGACTGCTAATTGTTGAAACAGAGGGGGAGTATCAGATAAAGGCCATAAAGGATCTTGCAGACAAGATGAACTATAAGATAGAGGTTGATAACAACGTCGTTAAAATACACGTTGGAGATATCGAGGCTTCACAATCTATAAACGTTGTTGGGGCAACCTGTCCAGGACCTATAATGATGGTATCAGATGTACTGGAGAAAATAGATGTTGGAGAAATATTAGAGATAATAGCAGGTAAAAATGCCCTAACCGATCTAACAGAGGGATTGAAAGGGATTGGTCATGAGATACTCTCTGTTGAAGAACTTGAAGATGGTAACTACAGAATACTGGTAAAGAAGGGAAAGAAGAAAGAGGAAGAACTCAAATCTGTAAATATAGATGAAATATTTATTATCAACACCACAGGTACTGGAAATGCAGAAAGGGCGTACTCTACCTTCATGATGGCAGATATTGCTCTAAGGATGAAGTTGAAACCAACTATATTTCTCATGTTAGATGGCGTCAGTTTAGCTCAGAAAGGTGAATGTGATAAGGTAAAACACCCTGCATTTCCCAAGTTAAGTGATCTAGTAAAGGAGGTTGTAAAGAAAGGTGTTAAAATTTACGTATGTGAGTTAAGTGCACAGTTTAGGGGAATTAGTAGAGAGAACTTAGAGGAAGGTTTCGAAATTGCAGGAGCACCTACGTTCTTCAACTATCTATCAAAACCCAACGTTAGACCAGTATGGTTATAA
- a CDS encoding DUF5400 family protein produces the protein MNTIISLISLAVIFGSMFSGFATFRLTGMRLMYHFVSLILAFIFTLLSLIVSNSIIFYIAVLLQILTPFTICGTICNILKTQFQNTGIYSAHLGFMGILLILALGNLLIS, from the coding sequence TTGAACACTATAATATCTTTAATATCCTTAGCAGTGATATTTGGAAGCATGTTCTCGGGATTTGCTACCTTTAGGTTAACAGGAATGAGACTCATGTATCATTTTGTATCTTTAATACTTGCTTTTATATTTACTTTGCTTTCTTTGATAGTCTCCAACAGTATAATATTTTATATTGCAGTACTTTTACAGATACTCACTCCATTTACTATATGTGGTACAATCTGTAATATCTTAAAAACACAGTTCCAAAATACTGGGATATACTCTGCTCACCTAGGTTTTATGGGAATATTACTCATTTTAGCACTGGGTAATTTATTAATTTCCTAA
- a CDS encoding mechanosensitive ion channel family protein — protein sequence MIDRRILFRGKFLIKVLALIIILYYLSIKLNIFEYFSSLEVYINEIIITVILILGTLIFLDISLELIKRFFEKKGELRDYPIFASVFKYTTWFVAGLIGLSIIYNNIGSLLMSLGIIGAALTFALQRPIMNFAGWINIVITRPFKINDRIYIKDIGMGDVYKIDTMHIYLREVVGEPTGRNLIIPNAYVLTNSITNYTRGSPYIWDNVKVVVTYESNFEKAKKLVLEACEEVVGDLMKELAEIWRNKPRPFTNAKVYDKPILRVNFLDSGIELKVRYLVNTFEWADVKTEILSRILEKINKEKDVEIAYPHMEIIYRSKLKDRKWEDVFFENDNDKNFNNNKAKNKLNKNC from the coding sequence ATGATAGACAGAAGAATCCTATTCCGGGGTAAATTTCTAATAAAGGTTTTGGCCTTGATTATTATACTATATTACTTGAGTATTAAGTTGAATATATTCGAATATTTTTCTTCCTTAGAAGTGTATATTAATGAAATAATCATAACGGTTATTCTGATACTTGGTACCTTGATATTCCTAGATATCTCCCTTGAACTGATAAAGAGGTTCTTTGAAAAGAAGGGAGAATTAAGAGATTATCCAATTTTTGCATCAGTTTTTAAATATACAACATGGTTTGTCGCCGGATTAATAGGACTTTCAATTATATACAACAACATAGGTTCCCTTTTAATGTCTCTTGGTATTATAGGTGCAGCTCTCACCTTTGCACTCCAGAGACCTATTATGAACTTTGCAGGGTGGATAAATATAGTTATAACAAGGCCCTTCAAGATAAACGACAGGATATATATAAAGGATATAGGAATGGGGGACGTATACAAGATAGACACCATGCATATATACTTAAGGGAAGTTGTTGGAGAGCCTACTGGGAGAAATCTTATAATACCAAATGCCTATGTGCTCACTAACTCCATAACTAACTACACCAGGGGATCTCCCTATATTTGGGATAACGTTAAGGTAGTAGTTACCTACGAGAGCAACTTTGAGAAGGCGAAGAAGTTAGTTTTGGAGGCCTGTGAAGAAGTAGTAGGAGATCTTATGAAGGAGTTAGCAGAGATCTGGAGGAATAAACCTAGGCCCTTCACAAATGCAAAAGTATACGATAAACCTATTCTCAGGGTGAATTTTTTAGATAGCGGTATCGAGTTAAAGGTTAGATACTTAGTAAATACCTTTGAGTGGGCAGACGTAAAGACCGAGATTTTAAGTAGAATACTTGAAAAGATCAATAAAGAGAAAGATGTGGAGATAGCTTATCCACATATGGAGATTATATACAGGTCCAAGTTGAAAGATAGAAAGTGGGAAGATGTATTTTTTGAAAATGATAACGATAAAAATTTTAATAACAATAAAGCAAAAAACAAATTGAATAAAAATTGTTAA
- the pyrB gene encoding aspartate carbamoyltransferase, which produces MGLKHLISIRDIRKEEILNILDESKEMENILNSKKSLKIMEGKILATLFYEPSTRTRLSFETAMKRLGGSVIGFTDIRNTSVMKGESLIDTIRVVSDYVDIITIRHPCEGAARLASEYSTVPVINAGDGSNQHPTQTLLDLYTIKREVGKIDGITVAFLGDLKYGRTVHSLCYALSLFEDVEIKFISPEELRIPKEIVADLLEKDVKFYETETIDLEDVDVVYVTRIQKERFPDLNEYQRVKGKYKLTLEHVKDKDLIVMHPLPRVDEIDPRIDNLPQAKYFQQSFYGVPVRMAILKMLLE; this is translated from the coding sequence GTGGGTTTAAAACATCTGATATCTATCAGGGATATTAGAAAAGAGGAGATTTTAAACATCTTGGATGAATCCAAGGAGATGGAGAATATTCTAAATTCTAAAAAATCCTTAAAAATTATGGAGGGTAAAATACTCGCTACACTGTTTTATGAACCATCTACAAGGACGAGACTATCTTTTGAAACTGCTATGAAGAGATTGGGAGGTTCGGTTATCGGATTTACCGATATAAGGAATACTTCAGTTATGAAGGGAGAGAGCTTAATAGATACTATAAGAGTAGTAAGTGACTACGTAGACATAATAACAATAAGGCATCCATGTGAAGGTGCTGCAAGGTTAGCCAGTGAGTATTCAACTGTTCCTGTGATCAATGCTGGAGACGGTTCAAATCAACATCCCACCCAGACACTACTTGATCTGTATACTATAAAAAGAGAAGTTGGAAAAATAGACGGGATTACGGTGGCCTTCTTAGGAGACTTAAAGTATGGGAGAACTGTCCACTCACTATGTTATGCTCTATCTCTCTTTGAAGACGTTGAGATAAAGTTTATATCTCCTGAAGAACTTAGGATACCTAAGGAAATAGTAGCCGATCTCCTCGAGAAGGATGTAAAGTTCTATGAGACGGAAACTATAGATCTGGAGGATGTAGATGTAGTTTATGTAACGAGAATACAGAAGGAAAGGTTTCCAGATCTAAACGAATATCAGAGGGTGAAGGGGAAGTATAAACTTACATTGGAGCACGTTAAGGATAAAGACCTTATAGTTATGCATCCACTACCAAGGGTAGATGAGATAGATCCAAGGATAGATAACCTCCCACAGGCGAAGTACTTCCAGCAGTCCTTTTACGGGGTACCAGTTAGAATGGCTATACTGAAGATGTTGTTGGAATAG
- the pscS gene encoding O-phospho-L-seryl-tRNA:Cys-tRNA synthase, with translation MEINLDKYRNLSRHLGREYINLNPIQRGGILPVEAKKVIYEYWDGYSVCDYCGGRLDEIRTPPIYEFLEDVSKFLDMDISRPTHGARESKFIVMHSICKEGDYVILDENAHYTSYVAIERARLNYVTVKNDGYPTYQIEPERYKEAIDRLEDEGKSIGLILLTHVDGSYGNLSDAEKVGKIAKKRRYPFLLNCAYTVGRMPVKGKKLKADFLACSGHKSMAASGPIGILSIREEFAEEVLRRSKNHPKKEVELLGCTSRGVPLLSLIASFPYVVERVKKWEEELKKTRYVVDRLEEIGFKQLGMKPKEHDLIKFETPVLEEMSKRNKRRGFFFYEELKKRGIGGIVPGVTKEIKISVYGLTWEQVEYVVDTIIEIVEKC, from the coding sequence ATGGAAATAAACTTGGACAAGTATAGAAACCTCAGTAGACACCTTGGAAGAGAATATATAAATTTAAACCCTATACAGAGGGGAGGGATTCTCCCTGTGGAAGCTAAGAAGGTAATTTATGAATACTGGGATGGTTACAGTGTATGTGACTACTGTGGAGGACGTTTAGACGAAATAAGGACTCCTCCAATATACGAGTTCCTAGAGGATGTTTCTAAGTTCTTAGATATGGATATATCTAGGCCCACCCATGGAGCTAGAGAGAGTAAGTTTATAGTTATGCACTCTATATGTAAAGAAGGGGACTATGTAATATTGGATGAAAACGCTCACTACACTTCTTATGTGGCTATAGAGAGGGCGAGGTTGAACTACGTCACAGTGAAGAACGATGGATATCCTACCTATCAGATAGAGCCTGAAAGGTATAAGGAGGCTATAGATAGGTTGGAGGATGAAGGAAAGAGTATAGGTTTAATACTACTTACCCATGTAGACGGATCCTATGGCAATCTAAGTGATGCCGAGAAGGTTGGAAAGATAGCCAAGAAAAGGAGGTATCCATTTCTCCTAAACTGTGCTTATACAGTTGGGAGGATGCCGGTCAAGGGGAAAAAGTTAAAGGCGGATTTTCTAGCCTGTTCGGGACATAAGAGTATGGCAGCATCTGGTCCAATAGGTATTCTCTCCATAAGGGAGGAGTTTGCAGAGGAGGTACTAAGAAGGTCTAAGAACCATCCTAAGAAAGAAGTAGAACTCCTAGGATGTACAAGTAGAGGGGTACCTCTCCTCTCCCTTATAGCAAGTTTTCCATACGTTGTTGAGAGGGTTAAGAAGTGGGAAGAAGAATTAAAGAAAACCAGATATGTGGTAGATAGGTTGGAGGAGATAGGCTTTAAACAGTTAGGTATGAAACCGAAGGAGCATGATCTCATTAAATTTGAGACACCTGTACTTGAGGAGATGTCTAAGAGAAATAAGAGGAGAGGTTTCTTCTTTTACGAGGAGTTGAAGAAGAGAGGTATTGGAGGCATAGTGCCAGGGGTTACAAAGGAGATAAAGATAAGTGTTTATGGGTTAACCTGGGAACAGGTGGAGTACGTAGTCGATACTATTATAGAGATAGTGGAGAAGTGTTAA
- the aroE gene encoding shikimate dehydrogenase, whose protein sequence is MIDSKTKLLGLIGHPVEHSLSPIMHNKALRDKNLNYVYLAFDVHPDRLKYVVDGAKALGTFRGFNVTVPHKVEIIKYLDELDREARLIGAVNTVKIENDKAIGYNTDGLGARMSLEEEIGKVKNRDILIVGAGGAARAVAFELAKDNNITIVNRTLERAKLLAEEISRKLNRSVDYGDLNVDVGNYEIVIHTTPVGMYPHINAEPVIDVNNIRSDMVVMDLIYNPRETVLLREAKKRGAKAINGIGMLVYQGALAFEIWTGVKPDVEVMKRTLDIESLR, encoded by the coding sequence ATGATAGACTCTAAAACTAAACTTCTAGGACTTATAGGACATCCAGTAGAACACTCCCTATCTCCTATTATGCACAATAAAGCTCTAAGAGATAAAAATTTGAACTATGTATACCTGGCCTTCGACGTCCATCCTGATAGGTTGAAGTACGTAGTAGATGGTGCAAAGGCACTGGGGACATTTAGAGGTTTTAACGTAACAGTGCCCCATAAGGTAGAGATTATAAAGTATCTAGATGAGTTAGATAGAGAAGCTAGACTTATAGGGGCTGTCAATACTGTAAAGATAGAGAATGATAAAGCAATTGGATACAACACAGATGGTTTAGGTGCCCGTATGTCTCTTGAGGAGGAGATAGGGAAAGTAAAGAATAGAGATATCCTTATAGTAGGTGCAGGTGGTGCTGCAAGGGCGGTTGCCTTTGAACTGGCAAAGGATAACAACATCACCATAGTGAATAGAACTCTTGAGAGGGCTAAACTTCTAGCAGAAGAGATCTCTAGAAAGTTAAATAGAAGTGTAGATTACGGAGATCTAAATGTAGATGTAGGGAACTACGAGATAGTTATCCATACTACACCAGTTGGTATGTATCCTCATATTAATGCAGAACCTGTGATAGATGTGAATAATATACGTAGTGATATGGTGGTTATGGATCTTATATACAACCCAAGGGAGACTGTACTACTTAGGGAGGCTAAAAAGAGAGGAGCAAAGGCTATCAACGGTATTGGGATGTTGGTATATCAGGGAGCCTTGGCCTTTGAGATATGGACAGGTGTAAAACCAGATGTTGAAGTTATGAAGAGAACTTTAGATATTGAATCACTAAGATAA
- a CDS encoding PUA domain-containing protein codes for MKYRELNFEEIKSIKNILNYYLSREAIENFKFENLYLLYDKDRYDVIYTTKEVLKNLKLFKSVYGAGLIFGSFKKSKDKVKFTLSLEGMTLISRDIVKNYAMVNRKGEVLFLYGRDIFMSSVLELKGGGRLAIFNIDREFLGIGNYGGGKIIKNVIDKGWYLREGG; via the coding sequence ATGAAATACAGAGAGTTAAACTTTGAAGAAATAAAAAGTATAAAAAATATATTAAATTACTATCTCAGTAGGGAAGCTATAGAAAATTTTAAATTCGAGAATTTATATCTCCTATATGATAAGGATAGATACGATGTTATTTATACTACTAAGGAAGTTTTAAAAAATCTGAAGTTATTTAAGAGTGTCTATGGAGCAGGTTTGATATTTGGAAGTTTTAAAAAGAGCAAAGATAAGGTTAAATTTACACTGTCCTTAGAAGGGATGACTCTTATTTCCAGGGATATTGTTAAAAACTACGCTATGGTGAATAGAAAAGGAGAGGTTCTCTTTTTATATGGTAGGGATATATTCATGTCTTCTGTTTTGGAGTTGAAAGGCGGAGGGAGGTTGGCTATATTTAACATAGATAGGGAGTTTCTCGGTATTGGTAACTACGGGGGAGGAAAGATCATTAAGAACGTTATAGATAAGGGATGGTATTTGAGAGAAGGTGGATAA
- the tgtA gene encoding tRNA guanosine(15) transglycosylase TgtA, with the protein MFQIKARDGLGKIGKLEINGKTIETPTIMPVIHPDPDKQLVPMETVKKLADVVITNSYIIYSKPELREIAEKKGVHKLIGFDKVVVTDSGSFQLSVYGSIDVKPLEIVEFQEKIGVDVGTILDIPTPPYADRERAEKEMEETIRRGRESLELKRENNYKMLLNGTIQGSTYMDLRRRCAEIMGSMNFDIYPIGAVVPLLEKYDYKTLVDVILNSKMGLPTNKPVHLFGCGHPTLFAISVLLGCDLFDSAAYALYAKDDRYLTENGTYYLEDLKDLKQFPCSCPVCSEYSPREVYNMDKKEKEKVLAEHNLYVTFEEMSRVKEAIREGALWELVELRCRSHPRLLEAYRQALKYVEFIEKFDPVTKKSGFFYSGYESLFRPEVIRHKERIHRIRFEKIYITTVSKDVEKPYSENLKILPSDVDILVKDDVFGLIPLNIDLIYPLLQSEVPELYDIEKSHNKKFVKEFIERYKDRIMDIVTYNYYISYYNSKENKKKINSDIIKIDRMLQYQYGFKILDEEVIKRIIVRRSKRTGWIRNVLIVKDGEKKVLFTLRSYDNFLIPTAEGAKLLHSKIPYPKYRVVVDRSVERFAREGRSVYAKFVVDCDRDLRPYEEVLVVNEDDELLGYGTTILNGRELMEFNYGVAVDMRGGISDKEQ; encoded by the coding sequence ATGTTTCAAATAAAGGCGAGAGATGGACTCGGAAAAATCGGAAAATTGGAGATAAACGGTAAAACAATTGAAACACCGACAATAATGCCTGTTATACATCCTGACCCAGATAAGCAACTCGTCCCCATGGAGACCGTTAAAAAACTTGCAGATGTGGTAATTACAAACTCCTATATAATATACTCTAAACCAGAACTTAGGGAGATAGCGGAGAAAAAAGGTGTCCATAAGTTGATAGGATTTGATAAAGTGGTTGTTACAGACAGTGGTTCCTTCCAACTTAGTGTATATGGTAGTATAGATGTGAAACCTTTAGAAATCGTGGAGTTCCAGGAGAAGATAGGTGTAGATGTAGGAACTATATTGGACATACCCACACCACCTTATGCAGACAGAGAGAGGGCAGAGAAGGAGATGGAGGAAACTATAAGGAGAGGTAGGGAATCTCTTGAGTTAAAGAGGGAGAACAACTACAAAATGCTCCTAAATGGGACTATACAGGGATCTACATATATGGATCTTAGAAGAAGATGTGCTGAAATCATGGGAAGTATGAATTTCGACATATACCCTATAGGTGCAGTTGTACCCCTTTTAGAGAAATATGACTATAAAACTCTTGTAGATGTTATCCTCAACTCAAAGATGGGTCTGCCTACTAACAAACCTGTCCACCTCTTTGGATGTGGACATCCTACTCTATTTGCCATCTCCGTCCTCCTGGGATGTGATCTATTTGACAGTGCAGCCTACGCTCTCTACGCCAAGGACGACAGATACCTAACAGAGAATGGAACCTACTATTTAGAGGATTTAAAGGACCTTAAACAGTTCCCATGCTCCTGTCCAGTTTGTAGTGAGTACTCCCCAAGAGAAGTATACAATATGGATAAGAAGGAGAAGGAGAAGGTACTGGCGGAACATAACCTGTACGTTACCTTTGAGGAGATGAGTAGGGTTAAGGAGGCTATCAGAGAGGGGGCTCTTTGGGAATTGGTGGAGTTGAGGTGTAGAAGTCATCCAAGATTGTTGGAGGCATACAGGCAGGCGTTGAAGTACGTTGAATTTATAGAGAAGTTCGATCCTGTCACTAAGAAGTCTGGGTTTTTCTACAGTGGATACGAGAGTCTATTTAGACCTGAAGTGATAAGACATAAGGAGAGGATTCATAGGATAAGATTTGAGAAGATATATATAACTACAGTGTCGAAGGATGTAGAGAAACCCTACAGTGAGAACCTCAAGATCCTCCCAAGTGACGTGGATATCCTTGTAAAGGATGACGTATTTGGATTGATACCACTAAATATAGATCTTATCTACCCATTACTTCAAAGTGAGGTACCTGAACTCTACGATATTGAAAAGAGTCACAATAAGAAATTTGTGAAGGAGTTCATTGAGAGATATAAGGACAGGATAATGGATATCGTTACTTATAACTACTACATCAGTTACTACAACTCCAAGGAGAATAAAAAGAAGATAAATAGCGATATTATAAAGATAGACAGGATGCTCCAGTATCAATACGGGTTTAAGATATTGGATGAAGAGGTTATAAAAAGAATAATAGTGAGGAGAAGTAAGAGGACAGGATGGATAAGGAATGTGCTTATAGTTAAAGATGGTGAGAAAAAGGTTTTATTCACCTTGAGATCTTACGACAACTTTCTCATACCTACAGCGGAAGGGGCAAAACTACTACATAGTAAAATACCATATCCAAAGTATAGGGTTGTTGTAGATAGATCTGTTGAGAGGTTTGCAAGGGAGGGTAGATCTGTATATGCTAAGTTCGTTGTAGACTGTGATAGGGATCTTAGACCTTACGAAGAGGTACTTGTTGTAAATGAGGACGACGAACTCCTGGGATACGGCACTACTATACTCAACGGTAGGGAATTGATGGAATTTAACTACGGTGTCGCAGTTGATATGAGAGGGGGAATCAGTGATAAAGAGCAATAA
- a CDS encoding damage-control phosphatase ARMT1 family protein translates to MKIKPECAICIVRQVVDAVKEISKEEEVQFKLISSTLSCIKKVYGPDAVPAWMGTEVHRYLKKISGNRDPYRYLKDRANKLAIEYIKSIEESLKKYNYKPPLERLRYKIKLAIAGNVIDFGPYSTDVDIDRKLKETLEEDLKIDHSRELLEDLKEYDRILYICDNAGEILFDKILLEELKEYCEVVASVKGGPILNDATLEDARYVGLDKVVKVVTTGCDVIGVNLEESSEEFLKEFKRADIIIAKGMGNFESLTEYSIDKPVYYIFKAKCLPVAQFIDVEVGDNILLKKLQK, encoded by the coding sequence TTGAAGATTAAACCAGAGTGTGCCATATGTATTGTAAGACAGGTTGTAGATGCTGTTAAAGAGATATCTAAGGAGGAGGAAGTACAGTTTAAATTGATAAGTTCTACTCTCTCATGTATAAAGAAGGTTTATGGTCCTGACGCTGTTCCAGCCTGGATGGGGACTGAGGTGCATAGATACCTCAAGAAGATAAGTGGTAATAGGGATCCTTACAGGTATCTAAAAGATAGGGCGAATAAGTTGGCTATAGAATATATAAAGAGTATAGAGGAGAGTTTAAAAAAGTATAACTATAAACCTCCCTTGGAGAGGCTGAGGTATAAGATAAAATTAGCCATAGCAGGGAATGTAATAGACTTTGGACCCTACAGCACAGATGTAGATATAGACAGGAAGTTAAAGGAGACATTAGAAGAAGATTTAAAGATCGATCATAGTAGGGAACTACTTGAAGATCTAAAGGAATATGATAGGATACTTTACATATGTGATAACGCAGGTGAGATACTATTTGATAAGATACTCCTTGAAGAGTTGAAGGAATACTGTGAGGTTGTGGCTTCTGTAAAGGGAGGTCCTATATTGAACGACGCCACCTTAGAAGATGCGAGATACGTAGGTCTTGATAAAGTGGTGAAGGTAGTAACAACAGGTTGTGATGTTATAGGTGTCAATTTGGAGGAATCTTCTGAGGAGTTCTTAAAAGAGTTTAAGAGGGCAGATATAATTATAGCCAAGGGAATGGGTAACTTTGAGAGTTTAACTGAATACTCCATTGACAAACCTGTATATTATATATTTAAGGCCAAGTGTTTACCTGTAGCTCAGTTTATAGATGTTGAAGTTGGTGACAACATACTTTTAAAAAAGTTACAAAAATAA
- the crcB gene encoding fluoride efflux transporter CrcB has product MLELSQNLKEILIIGFGGFLGAVFRYILSNIIPPAFEMPMGILGVNLIGSFIMGFFMYSPLNEIYPHYRLLIVTGFCGALSTFSTFSYENLFLLEKGFIGKMVLNILLNVVGCILAVYLGKSLSIFLFREV; this is encoded by the coding sequence ATGTTGGAGTTGTCTCAAAATCTAAAAGAGATACTTATAATTGGGTTTGGAGGATTCCTTGGAGCGGTATTTAGGTATATACTAAGTAATATTATACCCCCAGCATTTGAAATGCCCATGGGGATTTTGGGTGTCAATTTAATAGGTAGTTTTATAATGGGGTTTTTTATGTATTCTCCACTAAACGAGATCTATCCTCATTATAGACTTCTTATCGTTACAGGATTCTGTGGAGCTCTATCTACCTTTTCCACATTCAGTTACGAGAATCTTTTTCTACTGGAAAAGGGTTTTATCGGTAAGATGGTGTTGAATATTCTATTAAATGTTGTAGGATGTATATTAGCAGTATATTTAGGTAAATCTTTGTCTATCTTCCTCTTTAGAGAGGTATAA
- the proS gene encoding proline--tRNA ligase produces MENFSEWYSEILEKAEIYDVRYPIKGCGVYLPYGFKIRRYTFDILRRLLEEKGHEEVLFPLLIPEDLLAKEGEHIKGFENEVFWVTHGGKKPLEIKLALRPTSETPIYYMMKLWIKVHKDLPIKIFQIVNTFRYETKHTRPLIRLREIMTFKEAHTAHTTMEEAENQVKEAIEIYREFFNELGIPVIVSRRPEWDKFPGAEYTVAFDTVFPDGRVIQIGTVHNLGQNFSRTFDLEFETLEGGKDYVYQTCYGISDRAIASIIAIHGDEKGLILPPNVAPIQVIIIPLLFKGKKEIVYDKTRKLYSLLKEAGVRVKIDDRDIRPGRKFNDWELRGVPVRIEVGPKDIENKVVTIYRRDTGEKYHVGEDKIMDEILDLLEKIKDNMRKKAKEKIERYITIVDYNADIPIEEIACRVKETLKEKKGIVLIPYSEKVYREDFEEKIEASILGITEYRGEKYITVGRTY; encoded by the coding sequence GTGGAAAACTTCTCAGAGTGGTACAGTGAGATACTAGAGAAGGCTGAAATATACGATGTCAGATATCCTATAAAGGGCTGTGGAGTCTATCTACCGTATGGATTTAAAATTAGAAGATACACCTTTGACATATTAAGGAGACTGTTAGAAGAAAAAGGACATGAAGAAGTTCTCTTTCCTCTACTTATTCCAGAAGATCTCCTTGCTAAGGAAGGGGAACATATAAAGGGATTTGAAAATGAGGTATTCTGGGTAACCCATGGGGGGAAAAAGCCTCTAGAGATAAAACTTGCACTGAGACCAACCTCTGAAACACCTATATACTATATGATGAAACTCTGGATAAAGGTGCATAAGGATCTACCTATAAAGATATTCCAGATTGTAAATACCTTCAGATACGAGACAAAACATACAAGGCCCCTTATAAGGTTGAGAGAGATAATGACATTTAAGGAAGCACATACCGCCCATACAACAATGGAAGAGGCTGAAAACCAGGTTAAAGAGGCTATAGAGATATACAGAGAGTTTTTCAACGAATTAGGTATTCCGGTTATTGTATCTAGAAGACCAGAGTGGGATAAATTTCCAGGTGCTGAATATACAGTCGCCTTCGATACTGTATTTCCAGATGGCAGAGTGATACAGATAGGTACTGTCCATAACTTAGGGCAGAACTTCTCAAGAACTTTTGATTTAGAGTTTGAAACCTTGGAGGGTGGAAAGGATTATGTCTATCAGACATGTTACGGTATATCTGACAGGGCTATAGCTTCCATTATAGCAATTCATGGGGATGAGAAGGGCCTAATTTTACCTCCTAACGTTGCCCCAATTCAGGTAATTATAATACCTTTGCTATTTAAGGGGAAGAAAGAGATAGTATATGATAAAACTCGGAAATTGTACAGCCTGTTGAAGGAGGCAGGAGTTAGGGTAAAGATAGATGATAGGGATATCAGGCCAGGTAGGAAGTTCAACGACTGGGAACTTAGGGGAGTACCAGTCAGGATAGAGGTTGGTCCAAAGGACATAGAGAATAAAGTGGTCACCATCTACAGGAGGGATACCGGGGAGAAGTATCATGTAGGGGAAGATAAGATCATGGACGAAATACTGGATCTATTAGAGAAAATAAAGGATAACATGAGAAAAAAGGCTAAAGAGAAGATAGAGAGATATATTACTATTGTTGATTATAATGCAGATATTCCTATAGAAGAAATAGCATGTAGAGTTAAGGAAACACTTAAGGAGAAAAAAGGAATAGTGTTAATACCATACAGTGAGAAGGTATATAGAGAAGATTTTGAGGAGAAGATAGAAGCTTCCATCCTTGGAATAACCGAGTACAGGGGAGAAAAATACATCACAGTGGGAAGGACTTATTAA